The Equus caballus isolate H_3958 breed thoroughbred chromosome 30, TB-T2T, whole genome shotgun sequence DNA segment GCAGAATTTCAGGGGTTTAGACTGGATAATTTGATAATGTATGCATCTGTCCTGTTTGTCAGAAAAATGGCCcagttatttaataaatacaaCTTAATAAGATTTTAGAGTTAGTACCTTTATCACTTAGTTTTCTTTAAGTATTTATTTGCAACAATATatagcaaatatttgcaaatctgtATTACTATGTacagaatattaattttaaaatttcaataagaATTTGAGAACGAAAAACCACtgactcatttatccattcaaaaattcattatttattattcagTTAGTGTTGTAGTACCATGTACAAAAGTACAAGGGGGCTGTggagatataaagatgaaaatgacaTGTTCCTACTGTCTTATGATCTGTTGGGAAACAATGCAAAAAAACCTACTACatgaaaaaaggtaaaatggAGCAAATAATCGTGGGAgatcaaaggaaggaaggaagtctaAAAGGTAACAAGaggaacaaataaaaatgttttaaatgataaGCAAATACTAAAAGGATTGGGTGAGCTGGTGGTATTTATTTTGCCCTTGCAAGTCACACTGCAGGGGACATTTTTAACTGCGCCCCCAGCATCAATACAGACCATTCTCAGCCACTGGTTTGGGTGGAGTTGTACACAGGCAGCTTCACGGACAGGCCGATTGGCTGAAGCGTAACCTATACTCATAAAGATCGATTCAGAAACAGAAGGCTGTTAGGATTTCTGGGGCAAAAAGGCTCCTTGTCCAGGAGCTTCATAACAAGACTCTCTTTTTAGCTAGACAAGGATGAGAAAGGATGAAGCCATAGGAGCTGTTTGCGGTCATCTTTAACCAATGAGAAAAGAGCCtttttgaaaagagaattaaCATTAAAGACGCACAGCTGAAAAATGGAGAGACTGAGCCCCGGTCATATCATTGAGCCCTTAATCAAGTCACACTTCATGATTATGTGAGCAAATTCCTTTTATCGTAACTGAATTAAGTTGTGTGATCTATATCTTGCAACCTGGAGAGACCTAacataactatttaaaaattaatataaatgaaacCTAGGCGAATGCATGTCTCTGAAcgactctcctcctcccctcaaaaTAACACTCATGTTCAATATCAACATAAACATCTCAAATGATGGGAAGGATTACAAAATATATCCAATATCATGTTATGTGCAGAGATGTGGCACAAAGCAACACTTTCTAGGGCAAATTTAGGCGTAAACGCTTTGTAAATAAAGTGAGGACTTAATTTACCATTCTAAGGTGGAACATTGTGTCCCGACTTTCATAGTTTTGTCTACTGTGAGCACAGAGAATCTGAGAAGAAATGGACATATGCTAGAATAAGGTAAGAGTCAAGCCCTGAGgaggtattttaaaataagggACACAATGAATGAAAGTTATTTGATGTGAAATGACACCAACTCTAACGTATGAAGATCAAATGACAATTGAAGGGGGCAGATAATCTATCCAATGTTTAAATGATAGTCTAATTATccaatgtttgaaaattttttgtaaataatttaaaatactttatcaaCTCTTGAGTATACATATTTCCAACtctgattatattttaaagagatatatatctataaaagCATGCACATAGGTAACATGTGAATAGTACAAAACAGCTCTCTCAGTCTGAACGCCCACAGGCATTTTAAACCTGGGAATGGAGGAGATACGGAAAGTCTGGTTAATTCAACGATCTGGCTCACCAAGTAATCTGAAAcaatttttacatctttttttttaattgctgtttttaaattttgaaataattatagattcacaagaAGTTGCCAAGACAGCACAGAGAGGTTCCCCTCACCCAGTTCCCCCCAATGATTACACCTTACATACGTATAGTACAATATCAATACCAGGAATCTGACACTGGAACAAGGTGTGAATAGTTCTGTATCTTATCACATGTGTAGACTTGTGTAACCCTCGTGATCAAAATAAGAACTATTCTATTACCACACGGATCTCCCTTGCCCCACCGCTTTACATTCAAACCCACCCGGTCATCCATCAGAAGTTTCATGTAACAGCACTTTTCctagatttattttctatttgtaccTGGTCTAGTCTATTTCACTAACGTAAAATGCTATGCCACTGTTTGAATTATGACATATTTATAGGTCCTCatcctcaattttaaaaacaacGGAATCAACCTGAACTTCCAGACTTACTTCCTTTATTCGAGAATTTGGTTTCGCAAACACACACACCTGATTTATGGTGAATTCCCTTTTCTAATCCAGTTGCTCACTTTTGGTGATGTCAAGTTTGGTGGCACCTTTTAGCTTTTCCTAGGGTCCCTCCTTGGCCTTCTGGGTATTAAATTCTTTTCTCAGATCACTGAGCATTCTCCGGATCCTGATAACTAATTTATTATTCCAACACAAAGGAAACAGATTTGCAAAATGGGATtccaatttattaattcactATGAGATTTATAACGGACCAATAGGGTCGTTTCAATCAGCGCCTACTGAGAAAATTCAAACATGATTACAGGGTTGCATGGTAAATGCAAACACCAAGGGCAATGGTCTACGGTGGTTCAGTCACCCGTCTCCCGTACAACTCAGGAATCTACTCTTGCTCTCAGGGATCAATTCCTGCCCTCGGTTCTTCAAAACGGAAGATCACGTACAAAATGGAAACTCTAACCTTCCTTCTCCTGAGACCCAGGCTGAGGGTGGGGGACGGAAGTGCTGCTAATTTAATTCTAACACTTCAAATTACCTCCTGGGCTTGTGCTAATTTTCTCACATTCCATTTTGTGGGGTCCCCAGGATAACTTTCATCTTTTCAGACAGGAAATATAACTTTAGTTTAGATCTTGCAAATACTCAGCAACGTGAAAACACCGCTTTTTCCCAGGCTGCGATTTCGCTTTTGGTTCTCATTTCAGGCCGGGCCAAAGAACCAAGCCAGAAGGCTCTGCTTTCACCTTTATTCTTGGCACATATTCCGTGTAAATTCTCAGCCTTTCAGGATGGGCCCCACCCTTTTCTGGATCTGGCATCTCATCATCGTCGTGCCGATGATGCTCAAGGATCCCAAGTCTACTCTGACATAAGAAAAAAGGTCCACTTTTCATCTCAGAAGAAAAACGGAATACTTGGAATTTCTGTGCAGAGACTGGAGACGGCACGTTCCTCCTGTCCCCGCATCTTGTCGCAGACTCACCAGCGGCCTAAAAAGTCCACTTTCTTCCGCGGCCGAGCGGGGCGGGTCCAGAGGCTCGGTCCACGCCCCACCCCGCAGCGCCCGCTCCCGCCCCGCGCTCCCGCCCCCGgggccccgcgcccgccccgcctCCCGCGGGCCGGCGGCGGCCATGGCGGCCAGGCAGATCCCGGCGGTGGCGGGCGCCGCGCTCGGGAGGCAGCCTCCCGCCGCCCTGCCACCCAGGCCTCTCTGGGCCGGAGCAGGGTGCCGACCGCGCCTCGGCTTAACCCTCCGCCCCGCTTCCGAGGGAGACGGAGGCGACGCCGTGCCCCCCTCGCAACCGAGGCCGGAGGAAGCGACCAGACGGCCGGCAAGCGAAGAGTTAACGGCGGCGGAGCGGAGGATCGCGGAGCTGCATGCCGCCGCCTGCGCGGTGAGGCCCCGCCCACCCGGCACCGGTCCCGCCTCCCGGGGCCCTGCCAAACCCAAACCTGCCCCGCCCACCAAGGCCCGGCCACGCCCACTCGGCACCGGTCCCGCCTCCCCGGGCCCTGCCAAACCCGACCCCGccccctcaggccccgcccctcccaccAAGCCCAGGCCACGCCCACACGGCACCGGTCCcgcctccccaggccctgccaAACCCGACCCCgcccctcaggccccgcccctcccgccaAGGCCCGGCCACGCCCACTCGGCACCGGTCCcgcctccccaggccctgccaAACCCGAACCTGCCCCGCCCACCAAGGCCCGGCCACGCCCACTCGGCACCGGTCCCGCCTCCCCAGACCCTGCCAGACCCAAACCCGCCCCGCCCACCAAGGCCCGGCCCCGCCCACCCAGGTCCCGGTAAGCCCGGCTCGGCTCCGCCTACTCGGCCCCGCTCCGGCCCACGGCCCCGCCCCACGGCCCGAGGGTCTGTGCGCCTGCGCGTCCTGGACCGCTCGGGCCCCAGGGGCTGCCCTGCTGAGAAGGAGGGTGCAGGCAGCCCGCGTGTCCTGCCTCTGGCCACTGACCCTCGCGCACACTTCCCACTCCGACCATTTCGCTTGAAAACTGGCCACGGTTTCCTATTCAGGGCAAAGGGTTAACGTGTATCTGTCCTGAGTATGAGCGCGATTCCTTTCTGACCGGTGTCGCAGCTAAACTCCGGTCGCAGTGTGGGACCCATCGTcgctctgctgtgtgtgtgtgtgtgtgtgtgtgtatgtattggGGGAAGGGACTAAGGCGTtgatggaggaggtggaggagctgAGAAGTAACaggaaaaatgtgtgtgtatttgcactATCAGTTGAACACTTTGCCATCCAATgattttaataatgataaaataaagcagacttatttttaatttaattttcgcTACCGTCCTTTCGTCCTTTCCCTCCGCTCTAACGGAGCACAATTACAAGGAAACTAAAATCAGGCGTTTACATTCTTCCTAGACAGTCTTGAGCTATGTTTTCCTCTGTTTGGGGGACTTGGCAATTGCTCGTTAGCACCAATATAAAAACTTATCATCTCCCATCACGCTTTCTAACACCTCAGACTAGGTAGTTTAAAGGTAGcaggtttatatttttattatcttgtgAGAGCAAGTGAGTTCTATAATAAAGATAGGAAAACGATATGAAAGTAACTTATTTAATACACTGTGTGATCAGTACTTGATAGGACAGTCAGTGTTATCTGGTGTGGCTTGAGCCAAGCGAGTAGAGGAGAAAACCTTGGAGACCACCTAAAGTTGCCTTTTTTTCACGGACAGTGAGTAGGCCCTGAGAATGCACTGCCTGACTCATTCTAGTGTTAAAACTTCTGCATAAAGATTCATCAGGAAACGAGTGGCAGCTCTTGATTGTTCTTGtttatacctttttttaaaacaacatgtGTAATTTCCCCATTCTCCATATTCATCAACCTATAAATATGGTAAATATAAGCAAAAAGTTCCATTCTTTTTAGAACAAATCCCAGTGGCGTGTAAAAACACGTTCAGTCAGCCCggggaaggaaagaaactttTTCTCCCTCAAGGAACCACACTTGTTTCATCAGTGTCAGAATCACAGGTTCAATGACTGTTTGGGAGACCATAAGTAAGCCCAGTAACAagcttgttgtttttattttccaacaaGTCAGAGCCCCCTCACAAGGGTCCTTCTTCCCTGCCTCAAGGCAGGTCGtcctctcccctttctccctgTGCCGATCTGCGTCACTGAACATCTTGCTCTCCGGTCAAACTGTCAGCACTCTTGCTGCGTCTTCCTCTGTTGCCACCATTACCTGAAGCTCATTGACTGAAGACAAATTAAGTTTGTGTGGGCAGCCAACAAGCTCAGAGTTTCTTGATAGACGTGGAAAACAGGAGAGCAGGCACGAGTGCAGGAGCAATCTGTTAGGCTTCCAGGTTGCTGGATAATTGCCCTCAGAAGACTCCGAGAAGCTATGAAAAGTGAGAAGGAGGCTGCTAacactgttgccaatgtttttttgtttttcttccaagtCTTCAAATATGGGCCttgtaaataaagaaatgagGTCTTGACAGTCAGTCATTCTAAGGTTGTTTTAATGCTTCTGGTTACATCTCATCTGCTTCTGTGGTCCCAAAGGATTTGGGAGGCCTCTTCGACTGGCCTTGGGACTTGCTGGATTTCTGTGGCCCCCACCTGGCTTTGCTGGAATGCCTTAGGGGGGACCTGGACTTGaattctctttgtccttttgCTCCACACTCTGCTCATGAAGCAGAGTGGGCTAAAACCTCAACCAGAATGAACTATTTAACCATTAAGGAAGATGCTTTGAAGAAGTGGTTTGTGgcacatacaaaaatatatgttaGAAGACATTCAAGTTTCACGTGTATTTAAATGACAAGGCTCCAGGCAGAAAGAGGCAGACTTACTGCATGGTAAAAAGGTTATATCAAAAGCTCAGAAGAAAGTTCCTCTACAAAATCTCGAGACTAAATAGTATCACCCACGCGGCCCAAATCCAGAGAAGAGGTTGCAttatttcctttgccttacaTGACATATTTgggacactttttaaaaaccatgctTGAATGTAGGTAGAATATGGCGCCTTGACATCTGAAATGGTGGAGTAAAACTTGCTTTGGATCAAACTCGTGAAAGCAGTGAGTGTTAATATGTAAAaacagtccttttttttttttgcctaaaagCAGAACTAACAACactccccaaaaaaagaaaatagtgtaaAATGTGCAATGGAGTAACTCGTCATGAAGGTAAAGAAAAGTGTTCAATAAGAGGGAAGGTAATACTTTTCTATAAGGACTGTTGGTTTTGATTATCAccttttctgtaagtttaaatCATTATCCGCATATTTTAAGTACTGAAATTGCAACTGCAACTTTTGAGTGAAAGTTCATTTTCAGCCTCTTAAGCTCTTAAAGTCATCTAAATCAC contains these protein-coding regions:
- the C30H1orf53 gene encoding uncharacterized protein C1orf53 homolog, with the translated sequence MAARQIPAVAGAALGRQPPAALPPRPLWAGAGCRPRLGLTLRPASEGDGGDAVPPSQPRPEEATRRPASEELTAAERRIAELHAAACAAGQLNYVDPATGYVVFTQLAHLQRGECCGSACRHCPYGQVNVKDPSKKKQFNSYFYV